The sequence below is a genomic window from Streptomyces sp. V1I1.
GTCGTGGAGGCGGCGCGCTCACGCGATGCAGTGGTGCACTTCGACGGCGCGCGCCTGTGGGAGTGCGCCCCGCACTTCGGCCGCGCGCTGGACGAGATCGCGTCGCTGGCGGACAGCGTGTACGTGTCCTTCTACAAGTCCCTGGACGCGATTTCGGGCGCGGTGCTCGCGGGCCCGCCGGAGCTGGTCGACGAAGCCATTGCCTGGCGCCATCGCTACGGCGGCCAGATCTTCCAGCAGTACCCCGCGGCCCTGTCGGCGCTGCTGGGCCTGGAACGGGAGCTGCCACGGCTGCCGTCGTACGTCGCCCACGCGAAGGTCGTGGCAGCGGCGCTGCGGGAGGGCTTCGCGGAGGCGGGCGTCCCGTGGTTCCGCATCCACCCGGAAGAGCCGCACACGCACCAGTTCCAGGTCTGGCTGGCGTCGGAGGCGGACGCGCTGAATGTGGCGGCGCTCGGCCAGTCTGAGGAGACGGGAGTGACGCTGTTCCGCAGGTGGTTCACGGAGGGCTGCCCGCCGGGGATCGCGGTCACGGAGGTGACGGTGGGGGCGGAGGGGCTGGAGTGGACGGGGGAGGACGTGAGGAAGGCGGCGGCGGAGTTTGTGCGGCGGGTGGGGTAGCTCCCCCACCCCGCCCCTTCCCGAAACTGGGGATGCTCCCCAGCCCCCTGGGGGGAGGGGAACGTGGGGGCTGACGCCCCCACACCCCCGAGAGCGCCGGCTTCGCGGCGCGGGGGGACCCACCGGTGCGCGGGCGGGCCGCCCACCGGTGCCGGCCCACCGGCCGGTGATCCACTACCCAGTCGGCTCGCCC
It includes:
- a CDS encoding low specificity L-threonine aldolase, whose amino-acid sequence is MAEAEEAEVGEQDERRRRLAAWRASHRVLWRASADRRVGERLTALAADAGAVYDLDEWTDVYGNGVVAELERRVAELLGFPAAAFFPTGTMAQQVALRCWAGRTGNATVALHPMAHPELHERGAVGVVSGLRTVHPTSAPRLPTADEVHDFDEPFGALMLELPLRDAGFVLPTWDELVAVVEAARSRDAVVHFDGARLWECAPHFGRALDEIASLADSVYVSFYKSLDAISGAVLAGPPELVDEAIAWRHRYGGQIFQQYPAALSALLGLERELPRLPSYVAHAKVVAAALREGFAEAGVPWFRIHPEEPHTHQFQVWLASEADALNVAALGQSEETGVTLFRRWFTEGCPPGIAVTEVTVGAEGLEWTGEDVRKAAAEFVRRVG